Proteins from a single region of Undibacterium sp. KW1:
- a CDS encoding putative quinol monooxygenase, with amino-acid sequence MNTFAVIIKHKTQPGKRDEVRAFWGKHMAPAVAANPGHLAYFYCFDNADPDVICAFQQYSSAEASQAFLQTASYAAYLVDVEPLLSGPPQVTALTPMWVKNS; translated from the coding sequence ATGAACACTTTTGCCGTCATCATTAAACACAAAACCCAGCCAGGAAAACGCGACGAAGTGCGCGCTTTCTGGGGAAAACATATGGCCCCGGCTGTTGCGGCCAATCCTGGCCACCTGGCCTATTTCTATTGCTTTGACAATGCTGATCCGGACGTGATTTGTGCGTTTCAGCAATACAGCAGCGCAGAAGCCTCACAGGCATTTTTGCAGACAGCCAGTTATGCTGCTTATCTGGTCGATGTCGAACCTTTGTTATCTGGCCCGCCGCAGGTGACGGCGTTGACGCCGATGTGGGTGAAGAATTCCTGA
- a CDS encoding type II toxin-antitoxin system HipA family toxin, producing MNKSRIHRSLNVWMNGLLVGVWSWDRTDTHQFEYAESWIKSAAARPLSLSLPITAGQSILRGPAVKNYFDNLLPDNKKIRQRISHRYQLASTNVPDLLEALGRDCIGAVQILPPDVKPEGFNTIAATRLTDSEVEKLLLNVTSDEGDGNIINDFRISLAGAQEKTALLWYQGQWHLPHGATPTTHILKLPLGLIGGMRADMSGSIENEWVCMRIMATLGFDVAKAEIARFGTQKVLVVERFDRKWIGQDWIARLPQEDFCQASGVAPDNKYETDGGPGMAQCLHILEGSVSAAKDKLNFVLMNLAFWLLAATDGHAKNFSIALLAGGEYRLTLMYDILSAWPVIGRGANQLQEKKIKMAMALRSKNAHFKMSEMHVRHWQGLAAQTGVVDGFAQMQRLVQHVPDALAQVEHELPVHFPEQIWSSIRDGMLRQRVRFLSEVN from the coding sequence ATGAATAAGTCTCGTATTCATCGCTCACTCAATGTCTGGATGAACGGTTTACTGGTTGGTGTGTGGAGTTGGGATCGTACTGATACACATCAATTCGAGTATGCAGAAAGCTGGATCAAATCGGCTGCTGCTCGTCCTCTTTCACTCTCTTTACCTATAACTGCAGGCCAGAGCATCTTGCGTGGCCCGGCGGTAAAAAACTACTTCGACAATCTTTTGCCGGACAATAAAAAAATCAGGCAACGCATAAGTCATCGCTATCAACTCGCGTCCACAAATGTGCCAGACTTGCTGGAAGCATTGGGTCGTGATTGCATAGGTGCTGTACAAATTTTACCGCCAGATGTAAAGCCTGAGGGCTTTAATACAATTGCCGCGACCAGACTGACAGACAGTGAAGTCGAAAAATTATTGCTGAATGTGACCAGCGATGAAGGTGACGGCAATATCATCAATGACTTCCGCATTTCACTGGCAGGCGCACAGGAAAAAACAGCCCTGCTATGGTATCAGGGACAATGGCATTTACCCCATGGCGCAACACCGACAACACATATCCTGAAACTGCCTTTGGGCTTGATTGGTGGCATGCGTGCCGATATGTCTGGTTCCATAGAAAACGAATGGGTGTGCATGCGTATCATGGCAACACTGGGATTTGACGTAGCTAAAGCTGAGATTGCGCGATTTGGCACGCAAAAAGTTTTGGTGGTTGAACGTTTCGACAGGAAATGGATAGGGCAGGACTGGATAGCCAGATTGCCGCAAGAAGATTTTTGTCAGGCCAGTGGGGTTGCTCCGGACAATAAATATGAAACCGATGGCGGACCAGGCATGGCGCAGTGTCTGCATATACTGGAAGGCAGTGTCAGCGCTGCCAAAGACAAGCTGAATTTTGTATTGATGAATCTGGCATTCTGGTTGCTGGCAGCAACCGATGGTCACGCCAAGAATTTCTCAATTGCTCTGCTCGCCGGTGGTGAATACCGATTGACACTCATGTACGATATTCTGTCAGCCTGGCCGGTGATAGGGCGTGGTGCCAATCAATTGCAGGAAAAGAAAATCAAGATGGCTATGGCTTTGAGGTCAAAGAATGCGCACTTCAAAATGAGTGAGATGCATGTGCGGCATTGGCAGGGACTGGCCGCGCAGACAGGTGTCGTGGATGGTTTTGCGCAAATGCAGCGACTGGTTCAACATGTACCAGATGCCTTGGCGCAGGTTGAGCACGAATTGCCAGTACATTTTCCTGAGCAGATATGGAGCAGTATCCGGGATGGGATGCTCAGGCAGCGGGTAAGGTTTTTGTCGGAGGTCAATTAG
- the metE gene encoding 5-methyltetrahydropteroyltriglutamate--homocysteine S-methyltransferase: MTTAHTLGFPRIGAQRELKFAQESFWRDDITEATLHETGADLRARHWGLQKQAGLDFVSVGDFAWYDQILNTLALLGALPTRFGFDAKNLSLADYYVAARGNPQHFAMEMTKWFDTNYHYLVPEWTADTSFDGGTDWLFEELAQAQSLGHKAKATLVGPLTLLYLGKIKNGLDIKLDLLPKIIPAYQRLLARLQEQGVEWVQIDEPILALDLDNAWLDAFVLAYNALAQNTPKLLLSTYFESVQERAALLHALPVAGIHLDLVRAPQQLPALLANWPQDRVLSAGVIDGRNIWRADLTGLLASLQTAHAQLGDNLWLAASCSLLHVPVDLAAETALDAETLSWLAFATQKLDEIVALKQVLNGNAASVAHQFKAADQAIASRRTSVRIHNPIVQKRLAAVTEQDVTRHHAFASRISEQQKRFALPLFPTTSIGSFPQTKTIRQARAAYKRGDLSHLEYLEAMRAEIRLVVEQQEKLDIDVLVHGEPERNDMVEYFGEQLWGYGFTLNGWVQSYGSRCVKPPFIYGDVYRPEAMTVSWSEYAQSLTSKPMKGMLTGPVTMLQWSFVRDDQPRSTTALQIALALRDEVADLEKAGIGMIQIDEPAFREGLPLKQQDWSAYLDWAVRAFKLSSAVVRDDTQIHTHMCYSEFNDILPWIAAMDADVITIETSRSDMELLDGFGDFAYPNDIGPGVYDIHSPRVPKVSEMQRLLQKARNVLPDARLWVNPDCGLKTRDWPETIAALENMVQAAKLLRATVAADDEEHQDCC; this comes from the coding sequence ATGACAACAGCACACACTCTGGGCTTCCCCCGCATCGGCGCCCAAAGAGAATTGAAATTCGCACAAGAATCCTTCTGGCGCGACGATATCACCGAAGCCACCCTGCATGAAACCGGTGCCGATTTGCGCGCCCGCCATTGGGGTTTGCAAAAGCAGGCAGGCCTCGATTTTGTCAGCGTTGGTGACTTTGCCTGGTATGACCAGATCTTGAACACCCTGGCCCTGCTGGGTGCCCTGCCCACGCGCTTTGGCTTTGATGCAAAAAACCTGAGTCTGGCAGACTACTACGTCGCCGCCCGTGGCAACCCCCAGCACTTTGCGATGGAAATGACCAAATGGTTTGATACCAACTACCATTATCTCGTACCAGAGTGGACAGCCGACACCAGCTTTGATGGCGGCACAGACTGGCTGTTTGAAGAACTCGCACAAGCCCAGTCCCTGGGCCACAAAGCCAAAGCCACCCTGGTTGGCCCCCTGACCCTGCTCTACCTTGGCAAGATCAAAAATGGCCTGGACATCAAACTCGACTTACTACCCAAAATCATCCCCGCCTACCAGCGCCTGCTGGCCCGCCTGCAAGAGCAAGGCGTGGAATGGGTGCAGATTGATGAACCTATCCTGGCACTGGATCTCGACAATGCCTGGCTGGATGCTTTTGTGCTGGCCTACAATGCCCTCGCACAAAACACACCCAAATTGCTGCTATCGACTTACTTTGAATCAGTGCAGGAACGCGCCGCCCTGCTGCATGCCCTGCCTGTCGCTGGCATTCACCTGGACCTGGTACGCGCTCCTCAGCAATTACCTGCATTGCTGGCCAACTGGCCGCAAGACCGCGTATTGTCCGCCGGTGTCATCGATGGCCGCAATATCTGGCGGGCAGACCTGACAGGCTTGCTGGCCAGCCTGCAAACCGCCCACGCGCAATTGGGCGACAACTTGTGGCTGGCCGCAAGTTGCTCTCTGCTGCATGTACCGGTGGATCTCGCAGCAGAGACAGCACTCGATGCAGAAACCCTGAGCTGGCTGGCCTTTGCCACGCAAAAACTTGATGAAATCGTCGCCCTGAAACAAGTCCTGAACGGCAATGCCGCCAGCGTCGCCCATCAATTCAAAGCCGCCGACCAGGCCATCGCCAGCCGCCGCACCTCAGTACGCATCCACAACCCCATTGTACAAAAACGCCTGGCTGCGGTTACAGAACAGGATGTCACCCGCCACCATGCTTTTGCAAGCCGCATCAGCGAACAGCAAAAGCGTTTTGCGCTGCCCCTGTTCCCGACCACCAGCATAGGTTCCTTCCCGCAAACCAAGACCATACGCCAGGCCCGCGCAGCGTATAAACGTGGTGACTTGTCGCACCTCGAATACCTCGAAGCCATGCGCGCAGAAATCCGCCTGGTCGTTGAGCAACAAGAAAAGCTGGACATCGACGTACTGGTGCATGGCGAACCAGAGCGCAATGACATGGTTGAATATTTCGGTGAACAACTTTGGGGTTATGGCTTCACCCTGAACGGCTGGGTACAAAGCTATGGCTCACGCTGCGTCAAACCGCCATTCATCTATGGCGACGTGTACAGGCCAGAAGCCATGACAGTCAGCTGGAGCGAATACGCCCAGAGCCTCACCAGCAAACCCATGAAAGGCATGCTCACCGGCCCCGTCACCATGCTGCAATGGTCCTTCGTGCGCGATGACCAGCCACGCTCCACCACCGCCCTGCAAATCGCCCTGGCGCTGCGCGATGAAGTTGCCGACCTCGAAAAAGCAGGCATAGGCATGATACAGATAGACGAACCCGCCTTTCGCGAAGGCCTGCCACTGAAACAGCAAGACTGGTCCGCCTACCTCGACTGGGCTGTGCGCGCCTTCAAATTGAGTTCTGCCGTCGTCAGGGACGATACGCAAATCCATACCCACATGTGCTATTCAGAATTCAACGACATCCTGCCGTGGATAGCCGCCATGGATGCTGACGTCATCACCATAGAAACCTCACGCTCGGATATGGAATTGCTCGACGGCTTCGGCGACTTCGCCTACCCCAACGACATAGGCCCCGGCGTGTATGACATCCATTCGCCACGCGTACCCAAAGTCAGCGAAATGCAAAGGTTGCTACAAAAAGCCCGCAACGTCCTCCCCGACGCCCGCCTCTGGGTCAACCCCGACTGCGGCCTCAAAACCCGCGACTGGCCAGAGACCATCGCTGCTCTGGAAAACATGGTGCAGGCAGCCAAGTTGTTAAGAGCGACCGTGGCGGCGGATGATGAAGAGCATCAGGATTGCTGCTGA
- a CDS encoding helix-turn-helix domain-containing protein — MDYRISLATQLSSHLKSLRSQQGLSQAALGKLLGVGQVRIANIENNPGAVSLDQMLSILHLLGCGLSIYKRDENKTATDKPDNDTTPDW; from the coding sequence ATGGACTACCGAATCAGTCTGGCAACACAGCTTAGCAGTCATCTCAAATCCTTGCGCAGTCAACAGGGCTTGTCTCAGGCCGCCTTGGGCAAGCTATTGGGCGTGGGGCAAGTTAGGATCGCCAATATAGAAAATAATCCCGGTGCTGTGAGCCTGGACCAGATGCTGAGCATTCTGCATTTGCTTGGCTGCGGTTTGTCTATCTATAAGCGTGATGAAAATAAGACTGCTACAGACAAACCCGATAACGACACCACACCTGACTGGTAA
- the fdhF gene encoding formate dehydrogenase subunit alpha: MLHISINGQACTVAEGSSLLQAMRDQGCQPPYPCHDDRLKPIGACRLCLVEVEGQARPVPSCATAVTDGMVVHTATARLQSLLRTNLSLLAHNYPATAVSEQPEHAFHQLLIQHDVNTGSNHHAPIFKDDSHPYLGIDMDRCIHCQRCVRICDEVQGQFVWKVWGKGEQTHIAPADGKSLLSSGCVSCGACADTCPTGAIFDKRSTGPVDHWTKTTCVYCGVGCQMEVASHDNKVVAIKPAGSPVNHGHLCVKGRYAFDFTHSPERISQPLLRKGGDWHVVSWEEALAFTASRLQELRRKYGADSLGVLGSARATNEENYLAQKFARVVLGTNNVDCCARVCHQPSAKALNTMLGTGAATNSFDDIEHTSLFMLCGCNPTENHPIIGARIKQAVRAGAGLIVIDPRRTELAACANIHLALRPGTNVLLFNAMAATLLEEDLQDDDYIARRVDGLADFRSFITAYAPEQVASQCGVQAGDIRRAARMYAQAKPAMCFHGLGMTEHLQGTQGVMSLINLALLTGNLGKRGSGINPLRGQNNVQGSAQMGCEPASLTGAQNLADAKVRASFEQAWSTCLPAGAGLDLPAMLAAASLGKFKAMWVMGYDIAMSMPNANQTLAALAQLELVIVQDLFLNETARAVGHVFFPAASVFEKDGSFMNADRRVQRVRQVVTSPGEAKPDWQIITELARHMGHEQGFIFDDPQAIWDEIRSVWPASAGLSYQRLQNESLQWPCPATANDNHPGTAILHQQGFGAGPKASLACIPYQPTAEVCDDDYPLLLTTGRELYHFNAGTMTYRTPNAQLKPTDTLDISPVDARRLNLAEGQQTEVSSRYGIAILPVHITDKMQVGQLFCSFHRADLNVNALTSPYCDNLVHAPEYKVTAVRVKGLDEDKY; this comes from the coding sequence ATGCTTCACATCAGCATAAATGGCCAGGCATGCACCGTAGCAGAAGGCAGCAGCCTCTTGCAGGCCATGCGCGACCAGGGCTGCCAGCCACCCTACCCCTGCCATGACGACAGACTCAAACCCATAGGCGCATGCAGGCTGTGCCTGGTGGAAGTCGAAGGGCAAGCCCGCCCCGTCCCCAGTTGCGCCACCGCCGTCACAGATGGCATGGTTGTGCATACAGCGACAGCCCGTCTGCAATCACTGCTGCGTACCAACCTCTCGCTACTGGCGCATAATTATCCTGCCACGGCAGTGAGTGAACAGCCTGAACACGCCTTCCATCAATTGCTGATTCAACATGACGTCAACACTGGCAGCAATCACCATGCCCCCATTTTCAAAGACGACAGTCACCCCTATCTGGGCATAGACATGGACAGATGCATACACTGCCAGCGCTGTGTACGCATCTGTGATGAAGTACAGGGGCAATTTGTCTGGAAAGTCTGGGGCAAGGGCGAGCAAACCCATATCGCCCCAGCCGATGGCAAGAGCCTGCTCAGCAGCGGCTGCGTCTCATGCGGGGCCTGCGCCGACACCTGCCCGACCGGCGCCATTTTTGACAAACGCAGTACTGGGCCAGTTGATCACTGGACCAAAACCACCTGCGTGTATTGCGGCGTCGGTTGCCAGATGGAAGTCGCCAGCCACGACAACAAAGTCGTCGCCATCAAACCGGCAGGCAGCCCTGTCAATCATGGTCACCTGTGCGTCAAAGGGCGCTACGCCTTCGACTTTACTCACTCACCAGAACGCATCAGCCAGCCTCTGCTGCGCAAGGGCGGCGACTGGCATGTCGTTTCATGGGAAGAAGCCCTGGCCTTCACCGCCAGCCGCCTGCAAGAACTGCGCCGCAAATACGGCGCAGACAGCCTGGGCGTATTAGGTTCGGCCCGCGCCACCAATGAAGAAAACTATCTCGCGCAGAAATTCGCGCGCGTAGTGCTGGGCACCAACAATGTCGATTGCTGCGCCAGGGTTTGCCATCAGCCCTCCGCCAAGGCTCTCAACACCATGCTGGGCACAGGTGCAGCGACCAATTCATTCGATGACATAGAACACACCAGCCTGTTCATGCTATGCGGTTGCAACCCGACAGAAAACCACCCCATCATCGGCGCCCGCATCAAACAGGCAGTGCGCGCCGGGGCTGGCCTCATCGTCATCGATCCGCGCCGTACCGAGCTGGCAGCCTGCGCCAACATCCACCTGGCCTTGCGCCCCGGCACCAACGTGTTGCTGTTCAATGCCATGGCCGCCACCCTGCTGGAAGAGGATTTGCAGGATGATGATTACATCGCCAGGCGCGTTGATGGTCTGGCAGACTTCCGCAGTTTCATCACAGCCTATGCGCCAGAACAGGTCGCCAGCCAGTGCGGTGTCCAGGCAGGCGACATACGCCGTGCTGCGCGCATGTATGCTCAAGCCAAGCCCGCCATGTGTTTTCATGGCCTGGGCATGACAGAACACCTGCAAGGCACGCAAGGCGTCATGAGCCTGATCAACCTCGCCCTGCTGACCGGCAACCTGGGCAAGCGCGGCAGCGGAATCAACCCCTTGCGCGGGCAAAACAACGTGCAGGGTTCAGCCCAAATGGGATGCGAGCCCGCCTCGTTGACGGGCGCGCAAAACCTGGCAGATGCCAAAGTGCGCGCCAGCTTCGAGCAAGCCTGGAGCACCTGCCTGCCAGCAGGCGCGGGGCTCGATTTGCCTGCCATGCTGGCAGCCGCCAGTTTGGGTAAATTCAAAGCCATGTGGGTCATGGGCTATGACATCGCCATGTCCATGCCCAATGCCAACCAAACCCTGGCAGCCCTGGCGCAACTGGAACTCGTCATCGTGCAAGACCTCTTCCTCAACGAAACTGCCAGGGCCGTTGGCCATGTCTTTTTCCCTGCCGCCAGTGTGTTTGAAAAAGACGGCAGCTTCATGAATGCCGACCGCCGTGTACAAAGAGTCAGGCAGGTTGTCACCAGCCCTGGTGAGGCAAAGCCGGACTGGCAGATCATCACAGAACTGGCCAGGCACATGGGCCATGAGCAGGGCTTCATATTCGATGACCCGCAAGCCATCTGGGATGAAATACGCAGTGTCTGGCCCGCCAGCGCCGGTCTCAGTTACCAGCGCCTGCAAAACGAAAGCCTGCAATGGCCCTGCCCCGCGACTGCCAACGACAATCATCCCGGCACCGCCATCCTGCACCAGCAAGGTTTTGGAGCTGGCCCCAAAGCCAGCCTGGCCTGCATCCCATATCAGCCCACGGCAGAAGTCTGCGATGATGACTACCCCCTGCTACTGACAACGGGCCGCGAGCTGTATCACTTCAATGCAGGCACCATGACTTACCGCACCCCCAATGCGCAACTCAAACCCACCGACACCCTCGACATCTCACCCGTCGACGCTCGGCGCCTGAACCTTGCAGAAGGCCAGCAAACCGAGGTCAGCAGCCGCTATGGCATAGCAATCTTGCCTGTGCACATCACGGACAAGATGCAAGTCGGCCAGTTGTTTTGCAGCTTCCACCGCGCAGACCTGAACGTCAATGCGCTGACCTCGCCTTACTGTGACAACCTGGTGCATGCACCGGAGTATAAGGTGACGGCGGTGAGGGTGAAAGGCTTGGATGAAGATAAGTATTGA
- a CDS encoding CoA-acylating methylmalonate-semialdehyde dehydrogenase, whose product MSTLTQAPNVKLLINGELIDSKSTQWRNVINPATQQVLAHVPFATPDEMQAAVDAAKAAFKTWRKTAIGTRARIFLKYQQLIRENMAELAALLTAEQGKTLADAEGDIFRGLEVVEHAANIGNLQMGEIANNVASGVDTYTLNQPLGVCAGITPFNFPAMIPLWMFPMAIACGNTFILKPSEQDPMVTMRLAELAMQAGIPPGVLNVVHGGEDIVNAICDHPDIKAVSFVGSTRVGTHVYNRATLAGKRAQCMMGAKNHAIVLPDAHKEQTLNNLAGAAFGAAGQRCMALSVVILVGEANQWVPELLDRARSLKINAGAEAGTDIGPVISCTAKERVESLIAQGVAEGANLVLDGRKPQVAGYEHGNFVGPTVFTGVKPGMRIYEEEIFGPVLCIMQADTLADAIAIINANPNGNGTALFTQSGAAARTFEEDIDVGQIGINVPIPVPVPLFSFTGSRASKLGDLGPYGKQVIQFYTQTKTITARWFDDSVSAGKVNTTISLK is encoded by the coding sequence ATGTCTACTCTTACCCAGGCTCCCAACGTCAAACTGCTGATCAACGGCGAACTGATAGACTCCAAATCCACGCAATGGCGCAATGTGATCAACCCGGCCACGCAACAGGTGCTGGCCCATGTTCCGTTTGCCACGCCAGATGAAATGCAGGCTGCAGTTGATGCTGCCAAGGCTGCATTCAAGACCTGGCGCAAGACAGCGATAGGCACACGCGCCCGCATCTTTTTAAAATACCAGCAACTGATACGTGAAAACATGGCCGAGCTGGCCGCATTGCTGACAGCCGAACAAGGCAAGACCCTGGCCGATGCTGAAGGCGATATCTTCCGTGGTTTGGAGGTGGTTGAGCATGCCGCCAATATCGGCAACCTGCAAATGGGCGAAATCGCCAACAACGTTGCCAGCGGCGTTGATACCTATACCCTGAACCAGCCGCTCGGTGTGTGCGCTGGTATTACCCCTTTCAACTTCCCTGCGATGATACCGCTGTGGATGTTCCCTATGGCGATTGCCTGCGGCAATACCTTCATCCTGAAACCGTCCGAGCAAGACCCCATGGTCACCATGCGTCTGGCTGAACTGGCCATGCAGGCTGGCATACCGCCTGGCGTGCTGAATGTGGTGCATGGTGGTGAAGACATCGTCAATGCGATTTGCGACCACCCTGATATCAAGGCCGTGTCTTTCGTCGGCTCCACCCGCGTAGGTACACATGTGTATAACCGCGCGACACTGGCTGGCAAACGTGCGCAGTGCATGATGGGTGCCAAGAACCACGCCATCGTCCTGCCCGATGCGCACAAGGAACAAACCCTCAACAATCTCGCCGGTGCGGCCTTTGGTGCGGCTGGCCAGCGTTGCATGGCGCTGTCTGTGGTGATACTCGTTGGTGAAGCCAATCAGTGGGTGCCAGAATTGCTGGACCGTGCACGCAGCCTGAAAATCAATGCCGGTGCAGAAGCGGGCACAGATATCGGCCCGGTCATTTCCTGCACCGCCAAAGAGCGGGTAGAAAGCCTGATTGCGCAAGGCGTGGCCGAAGGCGCCAACCTGGTGCTGGATGGTCGCAAGCCGCAGGTCGCTGGCTATGAGCACGGCAATTTCGTCGGGCCGACTGTCTTCACCGGCGTCAAACCTGGCATGCGCATTTATGAAGAAGAAATTTTTGGCCCGGTGCTGTGCATCATGCAGGCCGATACGCTGGCAGACGCCATCGCCATCATCAATGCCAACCCTAACGGCAATGGCACGGCATTGTTCACCCAGTCTGGCGCTGCCGCTCGTACCTTTGAAGAAGATATCGATGTAGGCCAGATCGGCATCAACGTACCTATCCCTGTGCCTGTGCCGCTGTTTTCTTTCACCGGTTCGCGTGCATCCAAACTCGGCGACCTGGGCCCCTACGGCAAACAAGTCATACAGTTTTATACCCAGACCAAGACCATCACGGCACGCTGGTTTGATGACAGTGTCAGCGCTGGCAAGGTGAATACGACCATCTCACTCAAGTAA
- a CDS encoding NADH-quinone oxidoreductase subunit F, which produces MDHILARLASDSFYHLSHASLTGSRCQGLACFAARQQDPAGWELACHSSPTVYCLGQCYRSPARQGEDALPHIASRARISVLLGNVVRAAVLDLDEYCSTGGGQALRQVLHMDSAAVIQQICASGLRGRGGAAFPTGLKWQLLAKQEADCKYLVANADEGDPGSFSDRLLMERDPYRLIEAMLIAGITVGAKQAYIYLRREYEQAASILQAAIAQARAAGWLGQHVLGSAHAFDISLAIGKGSYLCGEETAMLNAIEDRRPEARLRPPQITELGLYSKPTLVNNVETLCAIPWIITHSAAAYAALGTPESPGTKLLSLNSVFKRPGLYEVEFGISLRDIVDKLGLGLKQGQLKGLMIGGPLAGVIPQQLLDTPLAYQSLQQIGGAVGHGGVIAFDDSCSIAELVAQVFRFGAFESCGKCTPCHRGAAEVSHHFDDILQGRHWNASRWQALVTALADASLCGHGRGLAEFAQSIQRHYHAELQTCFTSA; this is translated from the coding sequence ATGGACCACATCCTTGCACGGCTTGCCAGCGACAGCTTTTATCACTTGTCCCATGCATCCCTGACGGGCAGTCGCTGTCAAGGGCTGGCCTGCTTTGCAGCAAGGCAGCAAGACCCGGCGGGATGGGAACTGGCATGCCATAGCAGTCCCACTGTGTATTGCCTGGGCCAGTGCTATCGTAGCCCGGCACGGCAAGGTGAAGATGCACTTCCCCATATTGCCAGCCGTGCCCGCATATCAGTCTTGCTAGGTAATGTCGTCCGGGCAGCGGTGCTTGATCTGGACGAGTATTGCAGTACAGGTGGCGGACAGGCATTGCGCCAGGTCTTGCACATGGATAGCGCCGCAGTCATACAGCAGATCTGCGCTTCGGGCTTGCGTGGCCGGGGCGGCGCGGCCTTCCCTACGGGTCTGAAATGGCAATTGCTGGCCAAGCAAGAAGCGGACTGCAAATACCTTGTCGCCAATGCCGATGAAGGCGACCCCGGCAGCTTTAGCGACCGCCTGCTGATGGAGAGAGACCCTTACCGTCTGATAGAAGCCATGCTCATCGCAGGCATTACCGTCGGTGCAAAACAAGCTTACATCTACCTGCGTCGTGAATACGAGCAAGCAGCAAGCATCCTGCAGGCGGCAATAGCACAAGCGCGGGCAGCAGGCTGGCTGGGTCAGCATGTACTCGGCAGTGCACATGCGTTTGACATCAGCCTCGCTATAGGCAAGGGCAGTTACCTGTGCGGTGAAGAAACCGCCATGCTCAATGCTATCGAAGACAGGCGGCCAGAAGCCAGGCTGCGCCCACCGCAAATCACTGAACTGGGTCTATACAGCAAACCAACGCTGGTCAATAATGTCGAAACCCTGTGCGCCATCCCCTGGATCATCACCCATAGCGCTGCCGCCTATGCAGCTTTGGGCACGCCAGAAAGCCCAGGCACCAAGCTCTTGTCGCTCAATTCCGTCTTCAAGCGGCCTGGCCTGTATGAAGTCGAATTTGGCATCAGCCTGCGTGACATCGTCGACAAGCTCGGCCTGGGTCTGAAGCAAGGTCAACTCAAGGGCCTGATGATAGGCGGCCCCTTGGCAGGTGTAATACCGCAGCAATTGCTCGATACCCCACTCGCCTATCAAAGCCTGCAGCAAATTGGCGGCGCGGTCGGCCATGGCGGCGTCATCGCTTTTGACGACAGTTGCAGCATTGCCGAACTGGTGGCGCAGGTATTTCGCTTTGGCGCATTTGAATCCTGCGGCAAATGCACGCCCTGCCATCGCGGCGCAGCAGAAGTCTCCCACCACTTTGACGACATTCTGCAAGGCAGGCATTGGAATGCTAGTCGCTGGCAGGCCCTGGTAACAGCATTGGCTGATGCCAGCCTGTGCGGCCATGGGCGCGGCCTGGCAGAATTCGCCCAGTCAATTCAACGCCATTACCATGCGGAGTTGCAGACATGCTTCACATCAGCATAA